The Branchiostoma floridae strain S238N-H82 unplaced genomic scaffold, Bfl_VNyyK Sc7u5tJ_1305, whole genome shotgun sequence genomic interval TTCACGTACGTCCCGTTCGCGGACTCGAGATCGATAATGTACGGTTTCACGCGCCGCCCCGTCGTGCCGTCCGGTTTCTCGTAATCGACCAACCGGTACTGGAGCGCCGCGTGCTGTTTGGAACACGACGGGTGGTCGATTGGGATGTCCGCCACGAGTCTCTCGCGTCCCAGCAAGTACGCGCTCTGGCGGTGGATGTGTAGCGGTTTCAGCGCCTCCTCGCCCTTAAACGGGTACAGCCGCCATCTTTTCCGTGGTTTCCGCGCCTCCGGCGGCTCGCGGTACTTAATCACCACGCCTCGGAACTTGTTGGTCTCTTCGGTCAGCGCTCCGGAGAGCTCGAAGTTGGGTTGGTCCTTGTCTGCCTCctcttcgcccccctccccctctgcGCCACCCTCCTCACCCTGGAATGGGTTCTCAGGTTTCCTCTGCCTGTCTTCCCGTCTTCTCTCATCGTTCCTGTCTCTTTCTTCCTTCACTCTCACCAActttctctcctctctctctcgctcATCCCTTCTCCTGTGCTGCTGTCTTCCTCCCCACCcctcctccctccctcccctccTGTGGTCCCTCTCTCTGCTTCTGTCTCTCCGCCTCTCTCCCTCCCTGCTTCTTTCCTTCCCTCTGTCCCTGCTGTCGTTCCTTGCAGGGCTCCGTGAGCGCTGTTTTGGTCTGTCCGTGTGTCTCCGGTCCAGCCTTTCCTCCTCCCTCCTCCTCTGGGAGTCTTTGGACTTCTTTTCCACCTGAAATATGGAAACATTTCTTACAGACATCATCCAAAATCCTGACTGATagtgataatttttttctttcaaatcactGCAAACTTTAGGGAATCTACAGTACATGTTTCTTTAGTGATATGTCCATGTGGACCCTAACCTCCTCCTACACACACGTATGTTGACATGTCACGGGCACACACCTGtcagaatttggtctggtccaTTTACGACAAAACGCCTCATGTGCGGCATTtgggaaaatggcggctcgaTTTGCCGATTCAAAATTTCGGCGAAACTTTGCCTCTCAGACATGTCCAAACATGCGCCGTAAATTGTTTTCCATGCGGAAACGTTGGAGGGGCGTAAAAGGAAGGCGCCACCTTTGTCAGTCGGTGTGGTTTCTATAAATTCGCTGAAAGAATGTCACTTTCAAGGTGCGTTCGCCATGTTTGTATGTCCCAACTTTGAGATGATATAGAAATAAAAACGAAAGCGGTgtccaaaatcac includes:
- the LOC118407340 gene encoding smad nuclear-interacting protein 1-like, which produces MPAEEGEKRSRDREKDRKSLDNMAEREDRRRRSPLVEKKSKDSQRRREEERLDRRHTDRPKQRSRSPARNDSRDRGKERSREGERRRDRSRERDHRRGGREEGWGGRQQHRRRDEREREERKLVRVKEERDRNDERRREDRQRKPENPFQGEEGGAEGEGGEEEADKDQPNFELSGALTEETNKFRGVVIKYREPPEARKPRKRWRLYPFKGEEALKPLHIHRQSAYLLGRERLVADIPIDHPSCSKQHAALQYRLVDYEKPDGTTGRRVKPYIIDLESANGTYVNNQRIEASRYVELLEKDVVKFGYSSREYVLLHDTSDTSGVQAGEDDEGLDD